The nucleotide window GCCGTTTTCTGGCCCGGTGCTGACGGCAGATTCAGTACATCCAAGGTGGCCTTGGCCGAGGTGGTGAAACTTTCTCTAAGGCAAATGCGGCCACCGTTCAATAAGATATCCGGCTTGATGGCGCGTCGATACCCCATGCCCTGGGCATTGATCGGACTGGGCATTTCCTTATGCGCCGGATAGGGATCGATGGAATGGGGAGGGATTCCCGGGGGAGAGGCGTCGGCATGGGTGGCGGCAACGGTCAAGACATTCATCGCCTCCGCAGGCGAGAGCAGGCGACGGTTGCGGGCATCGGCGGCGACGCCTGTCAGAACGGAGCGAGTGTGTTCCGAGGGCGCCATGTTCCGGAATGCCCCCGGGGATGCGTTCAACACAATCGGGTGGTCATGGTTCCCGGCGCTGACCAGGAACAGAACCTTGTATTTCCAGGCAAGCCAATCCAGCAGGCGGGCCAGTGGGCTCAACATCCGGTCGAAGGGGCGGTCCCTGATACCGATGGAGAGGTTGATCAAACAGATCTTCCGGGTAGAGTCGGTTGGGGCGCCTTTTTCGAAGATGTCTCGAACCGATTGCTGTATCAGATCGATAAGGGAAACTCGCTCCGGGCTGCTCTCCGGGCGACGGCCACCCGTTGGATTGAAGCGGGGCTTCAAGATCGGGCGCACATACAGGGGATGGCGCAATGGGGCATCGTTGGATCCCAAATCGCCCCACAGGATCAGAGAGGCCATCGCGGTGCCGTGCCGCCTTTCGGAGGCTTGGTAATCGGCCTCGAAATCGTCCGGGTCGTCGATGATCAGTCTGCCGGAAAGACGCTCATGGTTGGCCAGTGGCAATCCATCCAGCAGTGCGGCGATGGGAGGCAGGTTTGGGAAGGGTGGTTCTTCCTGAACAGGGGAATCGGGTTGTGTTTCACCAAAATCAAGAATTCCCATCATTTGCCCGGAAGCCCGGATAAATTGAATCTGTTCACACTGTAACAGTTGCACCTCTTCGATAGTATCGATGATGTGCGCTACGGCGTGGATGGGAATCTCGATCAACAGGGCATGATAGCCAATCTCGGGGATAAGGCTGCGCTGCAAAATCCGGCCATGGAGCGGGGTGAGCAGATCGGTGACTCGCTGCTCGGCGGATGAGCGATCGAAGGGCGACTTTCGAGGCCAGAGCTCCACTTCACAGAAAACGGATTCCGCACCCTGGTGCAATCGCTCCTTCCAGTCCGCCAGAACTCCGGTTTCCAGAAGTCGATCCTGAATGCCCCAGGGACGAATGGTGTGCAAATGGCTAAAGAGTGCACTGATGCTTGTGTAACCCCATTCCATAGTCTCCCCATTAAGCCATCTGTTCCAAAGGGAGAGTAGTTCCTGCCAAGCGCGCTGATTTGCGAGTAGGAGAAATACCCTTCCGCGCAAGGTGCTTTCGGTACGCTCATTATGCGTGTTTGTGTTGAAAAAATCGTCGTCCGGGGGGATATCCTCTTTCTCAAACTCCCCCATCCATTCCAGCCCTTCGATTTTTTTCAATGCATCCAGGAAGTACTCGATCGATCCGATCGTTTCCAGCACCAGCACCTCTTCCGGAACGATTCCGGTGACATCGGTGGCAAGGCTGGCCCGCTTATTCAGAAAGGTGTTGTGGAGCGCTTCGAATTGTGGGGAGAGTCGTTCGGCTTGGCGTTGCGCAGAGAGGCCGGGTTTGCCGGATAAATTTAATTTTCGTTTGTTTCGCTCTTTCGGAACGCCAGGCGAAGGCAATATCAACAGCGGACGTTCAGCCATCGGGCTCCTCGGGAACGGACGTTGCGGGTGGATCCGGCGTGAAACGCTTCTGCCATTGCAGGAGGCGTTCGGCGACGATCCGTTTCAAATCCCCGTTGGGGATGGAGAGGATATAGCGTCTTTGGACGTCCAGTCCGAACTGCTCCATCTCCGAAAAACTCAACCCTAGCAATTTTCGGGCGAGAGTGCCAGAGGTAAAACCCAATTTTTGATCAAAGCGCTGCTCGAAACGCTTGAACCACTCCTCCGCTTGTGCCCTGGTGGGGTTATCAAGACGTAAACGAATCTGAAAGCGCCGCCAAACCGCCCGATCCAAAAGTTCCGGATGGTTTGTCGCGGTGACGACAACCACGTAACTGGGTAGCGCATCGACTTGAAGCAACAACGAACTGACCACCCGTTTTATTTCCCCGGTTTCATGAAGATCGCCCCGTTCTTTGCCAAGAACATCGAACTCATCCAGAAAAAGGACACAGCGTTGTGTACGCACATAGTCGAAGAGTTTGGCCAGACGGGTCGATGTTTCGCCCAGAAAGCTGGTGATGACGGTATCGTAACGGACGACCAGAAGGGGAACGGCCAGTTCAAAGGCCAGCGCCTCCGCCAGGGAGGTTTTGCCGTTGCCGGGAGGACCGGCCAGTAAGACGCGATGGCGCGGTTCCACATTGTGAGAGCGCAACAGATCGGCCCGTTGCTGTTCCTCCACCAGTTCCCGACAGGCGTTGCGCGCGGTTTCCGGGAGAATCAAATCGTCCAGACCACGGTTGGCGGTCACTTCCAGTAAATAATCGCTTCCGGCAGCGTTGCGCTGCGGCAATTGACCGGCGAGACGAGGGGTGCCGTTGTTGCCGTTGGTCAGATAAACCGACAGGCGGTCGGCAAAGACATGATGTTGCTTGGCCCGCTCTTCGCTGATGATGGCTTCCAATACCTTGCGAAACAGCGTGTGGTCACTTCGTGACCCGGAACGTACCAGTTCCAGGAGTAAATCCGAACGTGCCATGTGGTGACTCCGACTTGCCTGGATCGTTGATCTCTACTATACCGCGTCTACTTTGGAACGCTTAATTTTTCTGTATCTGTTCAGGTATACGGGGGTTTGGGGGGGATTATCCCCCCCAACGGGTCCAGGGCAGCGCCCTGGGACTCTTCTGTTTGCTGTTGACTTCCGACCCCATGGGGTCCAGGGGGCACCCCTGGGACTTTTCCTTTCGCCGTTGACTTGGTCATATCGCGCTGCGCGGGATCCTGAATAGTTACAGAAAAATGACGCATTCCAAAATGGACGCGGTATAGAGCGTTTCACAACAATTGCTTCTTGAAAAGCCCAGCTTGACAAAATATAGCAATATCTTGTTCGTAATCCAAGCGGTTACCGCAATCCAATGAAGATAGTTGTGTGAAGGAAAGAGCGGATAGGTTGTTGAGGGCAGTCCGTCATGATTTATTACCGGCGGTCGGCAGCCTCGCCTGCCGCAGCAGTTCCCGGGCGTTCTCCCGCGCCTGGGGGGTGATGCGGTCGGCGGCCAGCATGCGGGCCAGCTCTTCCACCCGCTCCTCGTCGTTCAACACCTGCACCCTGGCCACGGTGCGTTCCCCCTGCAGACCCTTTTCCACCTTGAGGTGACGGTCGGCCCAGGCGGCCACCTGGGGGGCGTGGGTCACCGCCAGGACCTGGCGGCCACCGGCGGCCAGACGCGCCATCTTCAGCCCGATGGCGGCGGCGGTGCGGCCTCCCACACCCACGTCGGCTTCGTCGAAAACCATGGTCGAAACCGACATGGCCGAGGCCAGAATCTGCTTCAGCGCCAACATCAGTCGCGCCAGCTCGCCTCCCGAAGCCACCTGTTTCAGGGGACGCGGCGGCTCCCCCGGATTGGTGCTGACCATCAGGGCGAAGCCCTCCAGCCCGTAAGCCCTGGGCTCGCCGTCCCCCGCCGGATGGGTCGCGGCCAGGCGGGTCGAGGCCATGTGCAGTTCCGCCAGCTCCTTCTCCACCTCCCGGATCAATCGGCTGGCCGCCTCCCTCCGGGCGCTCTTCAGCCTTTCCGCCACCTCGCGCCACTGTCCCAGCGCCGCCTCCCGGCGTCGCGCCACCCCCTCCAGATCGGCGTCCAGATGCTCCAGTCCGTCCAGCTCCTCCTGCCAGGTGTGGCGCAAGACCGGCAGTTGGTCCGCTTCGCACTGGTGTTTGCGCATCAGGTGGCGAATGCGGTGAATGCGCTCCTCCAGATTCTCCAGTTCCGCCGGATCCAGCTCCAAGGCGTCGCGATAGTGGCCCAATCGCGCCCCCGCCTCCTCCAGATCGTAGGAGAGGGATTGCAGCGTGGCCACCAGCGGCTCCAGGCTCTCGTCGAGACGGGCCATCTCCTCCACATGGGGCAGCGCCCTGGAAAGCAGTCCGGAGGCCGAGGGATTGCCCTCCGTCAGCCGGGCCAAAGCCTCCTCCAGGGAGGTCAACAGCTTGCCGCCGTGGGCCAGACGCTGCCGTTTGCCCTCCAGTTCCGCCAGTTCGCCGACCACCACCCCCGCGCGATTCAGCTCCTCCACCTGGAATTCCAGAAATTCGCGACGCTCCCTGGCCTGGGCGGCGCGTTGTTTCAACCGTTCACCCTCCGCCGAAACGGTCTGCCAGGCCTCGAAGGCCCTGGCCACTGCGGCGGCCTGATCCCGCAAACCGCCGAAAGCGTCCAGAATGGCCAGATGGCTGGCCGGATTGAGCAGGGTCTGCTGCTCCTGCTGGCCGTGAATCTCCACCAGCAGGGCGCCCAACTCCGCCAGCGCCCCCTGGGAGACCGGGGTTTCGTTGATGAAGGCCCGGTTGGGGCCGTTGGCCGACAACACCCGGCGGATCAGCAGCAGATCGTCGGTTGAATCGAGTTCCCGCTCTTTGAGCCAGGCCCGGGCCGGATGGTCGGGAGCGGGGCGGAACTCCCCGGTGACCCGTGCCTTTTCGGCCCCGCTGGCCAGCAGCGACGTTTCCGCCCGCGCCCCCAGCACCAGACCCAGGGCATCCAGCAGAATCGATTTGCCCGCGCCGGTCTCCCCGGTCAACAGGTTCAATCCGGCGTGAAAGCCGATCTCCTGATGCCGGATCAGGGCGATCTCCTCGATGGTCAGGCGCAACAGCACGTCAGGATCTCCCGTAATCGGTGCGGTTCAGGGGTTCGGGTTGGCGTCCCACCCGTTCACCCCAACGCAGCTTGTCGCGCAACACCGCGTAATAGTTGCGTTGCGGCGGATGGATCACCTTCAAGCGATGGGGCGAGCGACGGATTTCCACCATATCCCCCGGCTCCAGGGGAAAACCGCTCTGTCCGTCCAGGGTCAACAGCCGGTCGAGACCGTCCTCCACCACGCCGATGGTCACCGTGCCCTGGCCCGGCACCACGATGGGGCGATTGCTCAGGGCGTGGGGGCAGATGGGCACCAGCAGAATCGCCTCCAGCGCCGGATGCACGATGGGGCCTCCCGCCGACAGGGCGTAAGCCGTGGAACCGCTGGGGGTGGAGACGATCAACCCGTCGGCGCGGCTGGAAAAGACGAACTGGTTGTCGATGGAGACCTCGAAGTCGATCATGCGGGCCAGCCGCCCCTTGTGGATCACCGCGTCGTTGAGTACATGGCAGGTCAACGGGGTGTCGTTCTCACGGCGCACCATGACCTCCAGCTGCATGCGCTCTTCCAGATGGCCCCGTCCGTGCAGGACATGCTCGATGGCGACGAGCATCTCCTCGTAGGGCACCTCGGTGAGAAAGCCCAGGCGGCCCATGTTGATGCCCAGCAGCGGGGTGTCCCGATCCCCCACGGAACGGGAGGCGGCGATGAAGGTGCCGTCGCCGCCCAGCACCACCACCAGATCCTGTCCTTCGGGCAGCAGATCCTGGGGGGTGAGGCAACAGGGGGGCAACTGCTGATATTCCGGAGGGATACCCTCTTCGGCGACGCTGACTTCGCAACCCCGCCGGTTCAGCCAGCGCACCAACAGCGCCGTGGCTTCCAGGGCGCGGGGTTCGGAATGTTTGTGAATGATGCCGATGCGATGCATGAGCGTCTCTTCCCTTAGGGAGGATGATCGTCTTACACTCCCCGTTTCGGATTGCGCCCGGCCGGTGCCGGACGCCGCGAAAACCAAACGGGAATGGACGACTAACGATGCCGGATGAATTCGCCCCCGAGGGGGAGCTGGTGGATGTCCAATCGCGGGAAGATGATCGGCGATTGGCCATCGACAAGGTGGGGGTCAAGGATATCCAATATCCCATCGTGGTGAAAGACCGCCGCGAAGGGAGTCAGCATACCATTGCCTCCGTCGACATGTTCGTGCGACTGCCCCACCATTTCAAGGGAACGCACATGTCGCGCTTTCTGGAAGTGCTGGCGGAATACGATCACGCCTTTTCGGTGGAGAGCCTGCCGGATCTCCTGGGCAAGATCCGCGAGCGTCTCGACTCCCGCGCCGCCCATGTGGAGCTGCGTTTCCCCTATTTCATGCGCAAGTTCGCCCCCGTCACCGGGGCTTCGGCGCTGATGGACTATCGGGTGCGTTTTCTGGGGGATCTGGACGGTTCCGACTACCGTCTGACCCTGGAGGTGACGGTTCCGGTGACCACCCTCTGTCCCTGCTCCAAGGAGATTGCCGATTTCGGGGCTCACAATCAACGCTCCCAGGTGAAGGTGGCGGTGCGCTTCACGGGATTCGTCTGGGTGGAGGAGCTGATCGAGCTGGTGGAACGCAACGCCTCCTGCGAACTGTACCCCATTCTGAAGCGTCCCGACGAGAAGCTGGTCACCGAGAAGGCCTATCTCAACCCGCGCTTCGTGGAGGACATGGTGCGCACCGTGGCCGCCGAGCTGGATGCCGATCCGCGCATCGCCTCCTTTACGGTGGAGGCGGAGAATTTCGAATCGATTCACAACCATTCAGCCTATGCGTTCATTGCCAGGGAGTAGGCCTTCATGAATACGGCGCGCCTTGCGGGATTGTGGGGGGAAGCGGTCGAGGAGACGGGTCGGGAGCTGTTGGGCGGGGTCTTGGAAGTGGTTCCCCTGGAAGGGACGCCGGTGGCGGACTGGTGCGCGGTGGCGGGCTTTTCCGGGGCGTTTCAGGGGCACTGCCGTCTGGCGGGATCGGTGCGCAGCGGACGACGGCTGGCCATGTATCTCTCCAAACGCCAGCCGGTGGAGGTGGCCCGGCCCTATCCGGAGATCCTGATGGCGCTGATGCAGCATCTGGCGGGGGACTTCTGCCGGGTGTCGCAACCGGTGCTGGGCAAGGTGGAGTGGACCGGAACCACGGTGATCCGGGGCAACGATCAGCGGGTGACGGTGGCCCCCGGCTATGACGCCGGGCGGCTGGGGTTGAAGTGGGAAGGGTACGACTGGATGTTGGAATGGTGTTTCCACGCCGAAAAAGGGGGATCGCCCGGTGCATGAGACCTTTGCGGAACTGCTGAAGACCGCGCTGTTGGAGGCGGGGGAACAACTGCTCACTTCGGGGACGCTGGAGCCTTCCCGTTGCGAATGGCGTCCTTCGGGACACACCGCCGAATGGGTGGCCCTGGTGGGTTTCACCGGGTCGTTGCGGGCCACCTTGCGTTTTTCGGGCAGCGTGTCCGCCGCGGAGACCCTGGCGATGAACTTTCCGGTCACGGTGGGGGAGGACCGGCTGGAATCCCTGGAGCCCATGGGCGCGGTGGAGCTGCTGGCGGAGACCATGGGCCGGCTGCTGTGTCACGCCTTTTCGGAGAAGTTCGGCACGGTGCATGTGGTGCCGGTGACGGTGGTGACGGGCCATCTGCGTCCGGGCACGCCGGCTTCGGAACTGGCCTATCTGACGCAACGCTGCCGGGTGGAGGATGCGGAGCTTTTCATCGAGCTGGGCTTCGCGGAGAACCTGTCGCTGGAGGAGGAGGGGGTTCCCGGCGAAGCGGCCCGACGGGTGCGGCAGGATCTGCACCTGGCCCGACTGGTTCAGGAGGAGGTCAACCGGCTGATTCCGCAGTATCTGGCGGAGATGGTGCCCCGGATGCTGCCGGACCACCTGCGCCGCCTTCGCGCCCTGCCGCGCGACCCGGAGGAGAAGGCCCTGCGTTTGGCTTTCGCCCCGGCGATTCAGCGCCTGGCCCGCGAAAGCGCCCGCGAAATGGTGCATCGCCACTTGCCCCGCGTCGCCGAGGCCATCCTCAAGGAGGAGATTCAGAAGCTGCGGAGTCATTGATCGTCTGCCGGGACAGGCTGATTCGCGGGGCGTTCAGGATTCTCGGAAGGGGTTGAGAAGGGTGATGCCCTCGACCTCGCGGCCATGGCTCAGATCTTCGGAATAGAGTTCCCGGCAACCGGAGGCACGCGCGGCGGCGATGATGGCGCTGTCCCAATAGGAAAAACCGTGACGCGCCTTGATCTCCAGGGCGCCTTGCAGGACCGCGACGCTGTTTTCCTGAATATGAAAACGCAACCAGGTGCGGATCAAACCTGAAGCGATCTCATGGGAGAGCGCATCGATTCGTGTGGAACGGGTGGCCTGGACGTAAAACTCCTGCAACACCTGCACCGAGAGGACACTGTCGTCCCGATCCAGCATCTCGATAGCAATCCGGCGCTTCCTGCTTTCATTCTCCATGCGACTGATGGAATAAAGCAGAATATTCGTGTCAAGAAAGCGCATGACGATCATGCGCCTCCTCGCGGCTCAAACGGTCCGAGGCGGAAAAGGCGGTAATCTGTTCCCGAAGTGCCCGTTCTTCCTGTTTCAGCCGCTCGAATTCGCCTTCGCCGCTGGCCAGTTGCAGCAGAAACCGTTTGACCAGAGCCGACACGGAGGTATCCAACGCTGCCGCTTTCAGGCGAGCCTGCCGATAGACCTCATCGTCGAGTGAAACGGTGATGTTTTTCATAATCCCACGGTAAGCGGAGAGGTTGCTGAAAGTCAAGCAGACTCGGCTCAAACCGAATCCCTCTTTGCCCAACGCCCGCTCCCCTTGCTACAATAGCCTCTTTTAACAACGATTCCGAGGTGGATACGGGTAAGTCGCGATGACCTTCTTGAAAACCCGCTGGCCCGAACTGAGTCTGGTGGCCCTGATCTGGCTGTTGTATGGCCGTACCGTCGGTTACGGCTTCATCAACTTCGACGACACCAACCACATCGTGGATTCCTGGCGATTGCAGCAGGGGCTCTCCCTCGATTCGCTGTGGTGGGCCCTCACCAACCGCGATCACGCTCTCTGGTCCCCCACCACCTGGATCTCCTTCATTCTGGAGGTGGAGTTCCTCGGGGGGCATCCCCAGGTTTCCCACGCCATCAACATCCTGCTGCACAGCGTCAATGCCCTGCTATGTCTGGGGGTGGCGCAGCGACTGACCGGATCCCGTCCGCTGGCCTGGCTGGTGGCGACGGCCTTCGCCGTGCATCCCATGCACGTCGAGGCGGTGGTCTGGGTCATCGAGCGCAAGGAGATGCTGGCCGGGCTCTTCGGTTTTCTGGCCCTGCGCGCCTGGCTGATCGAGCTGGACCGGGCCGGGGAGGGCAACCCCCTCAACTGGCAACCCGCCTTCGGCTGGCTCTTCCTCTCCCTGGCCTCCAAACCCATGTGGATCACCCTGCCGTTCCTGCTGCTGCTGCTCGACTTCTGGCCCCTGCAACGTCTGCAACGTCCGCTGTGGATGGCCCGCTTGCGGGAAAAAGCGCCGCTCTTCCTGTTGAGCGGGATCTTTCTGGTCGTGGGGGTCTGGGCTGCGGAACGCAGCTATGCCGTCATCCCCCTGCGCTACAACCTCGCCAATGCCGCCATCGCCTACTGGGTGCAGTTGCGCCGCACCCTGCTGCCGGTCGATCTCTCCATCTTCTATCCCCATCCCGAATCCCAGGTCTCCTTGCTGCTGGCCTTCGTCGCCGCTCTGGCCCTGCTGGGGCTGACCGTGCTGCTCTGGCGCGGAGCCAGCGCCCGCCCCTGGTTGCTGGTGGGCTGGCTCTGGTTCGCCGGGGCGCTCTTTCCCGTCAGCGGGGTGGTCCAGGTCAGCTTCAAGGCCATGGCCGACCGCTTCACCTATCTGCCCCACGTCGGCCTCTTCCTCGGCCTCGCCGTGGCGGGATACCGCTTCCGGGAGCCGCTGCGCCGCGTGTTGCTGGTCCTTTCCCTGATCCTGCTGGCCTTCTGGAGCGTGATGACCTGGCATCAGGCGGGTTACTGGCGCAACTCCGTCACCCTCTGGTCCCAGGCGGTGGAAAACACCTCACCCCACTTCTATTCCCACCACATGCTGGGTCTGGGGCACCTCTTCGCCGGGAGTTATCCCCAGGCCCTGCAGGAGTTCCAGAACGGTTACGCCCTGCTGAACCACATGATCCTGCCCTTTGTGAACGCCCGCATCGGTCAGGCCTATTTCATGATGGGGGACTACCGTAACGCCCTCTATTCCTACAATACCGCCAACGGCGCCCATCCCGACAACCCGGTGATCCTGCTGAGTTTTGTCGTGGAGGCCATGGGCCTGCAGCGCTTCGAGGAGGCGCGCAAGGGGTTGGAGGAGATCCTGCGCCGCCTGGGTCGGGATCCGCCCATTTCGTTGCGGGAGCAGCAGCGTCTGGCGGCGGAGACCTCGTTTCAGCTGGGGGTGCTGGCCTTGCGGCAGGGCAGGCTGACGGAGGTGGATGCGGCCATCCGGCGGGCCTGGAAGACCTTGCCGGAGAAGCGACCGGGATGGTGCCAATTCCTGCGGGCCATCTCCCAGGCCCCGCTGCCCGAGGGGGGCCCGGGCGTGCTGGAACCGCTGTTGAAGGAGTGCGAACAGGTGGTCGCCGGGGCCGATACCGCCCCGAACGCCACGCGATGAACCCTCGCCGGGCGCTTGGGGTTGCCGCGCTTGTCCTGCTGCCGCTGCTGCTCTACGGTCGCAGTTGGGGCTACGGCTACATCAACTTCGACGATACCCTCCATCTGCAACACGCCGCGCCCCTGCACCAGGGGTTGAGCCCGGAAAGCCTCGTCTGGGCCCTGACCAACCGGGAACACGCCATCTGGACCCCCGTGACCTGGCTCTCCTTCCTCCTGGAGTGGTCTGTTTCCGGGGGGGATCCCGGCGTTTCCCACGCCATCAACCTGGTGCTGCATCTGGCCAACAGCCTGCTGGTTTTCGGCGTGATGCAGCGGTTGCTCCCCGGTTTTTGGGCTGCGGCCTGGGTGGCGATGGCCTTTGCGGTGCATCCGCTGCACGTCGAGGCGGTGGTCTGGGTCATCGAACGCAAGGAGATGCTGGCGGCGCTGTTCGGCCTGCTGGCTCTGCGCTCCTGGTTGATCGCCGTGGAACGGGCCGGGGCGATGCCGCCGCGTCAAGGCCTGCCGTCTCTCTGGCTGGCCCTCTCCCTGGCGGCCAAACCCATGTGGATCACCCTGCCGTTCATTCTGATCCTGCTCGACTTCTGGCCGTTGCAGCGCCTCGACCGCCGTAGCGTGATCAGCCGCGTGTGGGAGAAGCGGGCCCTCTTCTCCCTGTCGCTCCTCTCCCTGGTGGTGGGCGGTTGGGCTGCCCAGGGCAGCTACTCCTCGATTCCGACGCTCTACAATCTGGCCAACGCGGCCCAATCCTACTGGATCTATCTGGGCAAGAGCCTCTTTCCCCCGCAACTCGCCATCTTCTATCCCCACGGGGAGGAGGGGGTTTCGCTGGCGCTTGGAGTCATGGCGGCCCTGGCGCTGTTGCTGCTGATGCTGGCTTTGTGGCGTCAGGCGCGGCAGTGGCCCGGCGCCTTGACGGGCTTCTACTGGTTCGTCGGGGCCCTGTTGCCGGTGAGCGGGGTGGTGCAGGTCAGCTTCAAGGCCATGGCCGATCGCTTCACCTACATGCCTCACCTCGGGCTTTTCCTGGCGATGGCCTTTGTCGGCGGGCGCAGTCGGCTCGCCGCGTTTGCCGGGGTGTTGCTGCTGCCCGTCTGGGCCGGGATCACCTGGCAGCAGGTGGGGGTGTGGCACAGTGCGGAAAGCCTGTGGCGTCAGGCGGCGGCGGTTTCCCCGCACCACTTCTATCCCCGGTTGATGGTGGGGGACGCCCTGATCGACGCCGGTCGATTCGAGGAGGCCGAAGGGGAGATCCGGGAGGCGTGGCGTTTGCTGGATCATCGGGTCCATCCCCTGGTGATGGTCAAACTGGCGGAGGTGGCGCTGCTTCGGGGGGATGTGGAGAGTGCCGCCAAGCGTTACAACACCGGTTTCGGGCTGCCCGTCGACAGCCCGGAAGGTCTGTTTCGTCTGGGGCGGCGTCTGCTGCGCAACGGCCATGCCCCCCAGGCCGAAAAAGCCTTTCGGGAGGTGCTGGCGCGTCTGGAACGACAGGGTTTCCCCCCCGGTGTCGAAGGATTGCGCGGCGAGACGCTGTTTCATCTGGCCCGCATCCAGCTTCGGCGGGGAGAGATCCGGGCGGCGGAGGAGGCGTTGCAGCAGGCCCGACGGCTTGTTCCCGATAAAGGCCGGGATTGGTGTAACGAAGTGAACCGGGAGGGGGGGAACACCCAAAATACTTCCCAGATTCCCTGTAATCCGCAATAAAACGGGACGAAGTACTTTTCGGCAGGATCCTTTTTGGATAAGCTGCATTCCGACAACAAAGCGTTGCAATAAACCTTTTGAAGAGTAAGGATGCGGAACATGGGGAACTTGCCATTTGCCGGTGAAGCCGTGGCGCTTTCACCGGAGGGTTTGTCGACAGCGTGCCACACGTTGGGGGTGGAGGCGGCGGTATTGTGGGCCGTGCTGCAGGTGGAGACCTCCGGGGTGGGTTTTCTGCCGGACCGGCGACCGGGGATCTTGTTCGAGCGGCATATATTCTCCCGCCGCACCGGGGGGCGTTTCGACGCCGGCCATCCGGGGGTGAGCCAACCGCAGGCCGGGGGTTACGGTCCCGAGGGGGCGGCCCAGTATGACCGGCTGGCGGAGGCGCTAGCCTTGGATCGCCGTGCGGCATTGGAGAGCGCCTCCTGGGGATTGGGGCAGGTGATGGGCTTCAACGCGGGAGTGGCGGGATACGCCGGGGTGGAAGAGCTGGTTGCGGCCATGATGCAGGGCGAGGATGCCCATGTGGCGGCCATGACGGCTTTCATTCGGAAGAACGGGTTGGCTCGGGCTCTGGCCGGACGGGATTGGGCGTCGTTCGCCAGGGGCTACAACGGTGTGGATTATGCGCGCAACGCCTACGACCGGAAGCTGGCCGAGGCTTACGGAAAGCTGACGCGCAACGGGCTGCCCGATCTGACGGTGCGGGCGGTACAGCTCTATCTGACCTACCTGGATTACGATCCGAAGGGTGTGGATGGTTTCGTGGGGCGCAACACCCGTTCGGCGGTGGCGGCGTTTCTGGCCGATGCCGGGTTGCCGGGGGATACGGCGATGGCGGGGGTTCTGAAGTCGTTGTGCGACCGGTTGGGGTAAAGTCAATTGCCAATCGCGGCGCGACAGGCCATCATGGGGACCGAGGTGTGGGCTTTTGAACCGGAAGGGGTGGTGGCGATGAAGACGGGACGATGGATGGTGCTGGCGGGGGTGTTTCTGGGAGGGTGTTCCGCCCTGGGCACGACGCTGAACAACACGACGGAGATGTTGTGTCGTCGGGAGTATCGCACCCACCCGGAGGTGGTGGAGTGTATCGATCAGGCCAACCGGGCCAAGGCCGCCAAGGAGCGCCAGGTCAAAAAACAGGAGGAGGAGATGAAGGCCGCCGGGAAGCAGCCCTGAGAATCTTTCCAACTCTTTATGAACAGAGGGGGTTGTAAAGCGCCCTCTGTTCAATAGATATATTTTTATTTTCTTTTCAATATTTTATCTTTTAAGTATCAAAAAAAGGAAATGTTCTATCCTTTGACTTTTCATTTATCATTCATAGGGATTGTCCCAACCCATTGCAGCGCCGTTTTGCAATTGGCTCGACAAACAGAGTTTGGAAGTCTGAGGGGAAGCGTCTCCTCGGTATTGGAACGGAACGAGGGTGGGGAATGAGCGCATACCGGGGTATGAGGTGGTTCAAATGCGATCTCCATGTTCATACCCCGGAGGATGGCAGTTGGAGGGATGCCGAGACCAGACTGGGAGACCCGCGAAGAATCAAGAAGGAAGGTACTTTCGACGAGACGGATGTTCAGGAAAAGGCCCGGAAATTCCTGATCCGTTGCCA belongs to Magnetococcales bacterium and includes:
- a CDS encoding S8 family peptidase, encoding MAERPLLILPSPGVPKERNKRKLNLSGKPGLSAQRQAERLSPQFEALHNTFLNKRASLATDVTGIVPEEVLVLETIGSIEYFLDALKKIEGLEWMGEFEKEDIPPDDDFFNTNTHNERTESTLRGRVFLLLANQRAWQELLSLWNRWLNGETMEWGYTSISALFSHLHTIRPWGIQDRLLETGVLADWKERLHQGAESVFCEVELWPRKSPFDRSSAEQRVTDLLTPLHGRILQRSLIPEIGYHALLIEIPIHAVAHIIDTIEEVQLLQCEQIQFIRASGQMMGILDFGETQPDSPVQEEPPFPNLPPIAALLDGLPLANHERLSGRLIIDDPDDFEADYQASERRHGTAMASLILWGDLGSNDAPLRHPLYVRPILKPRFNPTGGRRPESSPERVSLIDLIQQSVRDIFEKGAPTDSTRKICLINLSIGIRDRPFDRMLSPLARLLDWLAWKYKVLFLVSAGNHDHPIVLNASPGAFRNMAPSEHTRSVLTGVAADARNRRLLSPAEAMNVLTVAATHADASPPGIPPHSIDPYPAHKEMPSPINAQGMGYRRAIKPDILLNGGRICLRESFTTSAKATLDVLNLPSAPGQKTACPGPSGDATHTGYSRGTSNATALATRAGVQLYDVLESLSAESGFERIDSIPRALWLKALLVHGASGGNAFVEASRILKPSQNANKLREYMSRLFGYGHADPCRVMACNEHRVTALACGSLYQDQVQTHRFPLPPSLSGKTGHRRLIITLAWFSPVNPDHQDWRVAELFFARKQEHPEVERVEVDLNAVKRGTVQHEIFQGEKAAAFQDGDHMEVEITSKAGAGPFHGEIPYALVITLEVDPRIGIAIYDEIRSRVRAARITV
- a CDS encoding NAD(+)/NADH kinase, producing the protein MHRIGIIHKHSEPRALEATALLVRWLNRRGCEVSVAEEGIPPEYQQLPPCCLTPQDLLPEGQDLVVVLGGDGTFIAASRSVGDRDTPLLGINMGRLGFLTEVPYEEMLVAIEHVLHGRGHLEERMQLEVMVRRENDTPLTCHVLNDAVIHKGRLARMIDFEVSIDNQFVFSSRADGLIVSTPSGSTAYALSAGGPIVHPALEAILLVPICPHALSNRPIVVPGQGTVTIGVVEDGLDRLLTLDGQSGFPLEPGDMVEIRRSPHRLKVIHPPQRNYYAVLRDKLRWGERVGRQPEPLNRTDYGRS
- a CDS encoding ATP-binding protein, which encodes MARSDLLLELVRSGSRSDHTLFRKVLEAIISEERAKQHHVFADRLSVYLTNGNNGTPRLAGQLPQRNAAGSDYLLEVTANRGLDDLILPETARNACRELVEEQQRADLLRSHNVEPRHRVLLAGPPGNGKTSLAEALAFELAVPLLVVRYDTVITSFLGETSTRLAKLFDYVRTQRCVLFLDEFDVLGKERGDLHETGEIKRVVSSLLLQVDALPSYVVVVTATNHPELLDRAVWRRFQIRLRLDNPTRAQAEEWFKRFEQRFDQKLGFTSGTLARKLLGLSFSEMEQFGLDVQRRYILSIPNGDLKRIVAERLLQWQKRFTPDPPATSVPEEPDG
- the recN gene encoding DNA repair protein RecN; the encoded protein is MLLRLTIEEIALIRHQEIGFHAGLNLLTGETGAGKSILLDALGLVLGARAETSLLASGAEKARVTGEFRPAPDHPARAWLKERELDSTDDLLLIRRVLSANGPNRAFINETPVSQGALAELGALLVEIHGQQEQQTLLNPASHLAILDAFGGLRDQAAAVARAFEAWQTVSAEGERLKQRAAQARERREFLEFQVEELNRAGVVVGELAELEGKRQRLAHGGKLLTSLEEALARLTEGNPSASGLLSRALPHVEEMARLDESLEPLVATLQSLSYDLEEAGARLGHYRDALELDPAELENLEERIHRIRHLMRKHQCEADQLPVLRHTWQEELDGLEHLDADLEGVARRREAALGQWREVAERLKSARREAASRLIREVEKELAELHMASTRLAATHPAGDGEPRAYGLEGFALMVSTNPGEPPRPLKQVASGGELARLMLALKQILASAMSVSTMVFDEADVGVGGRTAAAIGLKMARLAAGGRQVLAVTHAPQVAAWADRHLKVEKGLQGERTVARVQVLNDEERVEELARMLAADRITPQARENARELLRQARLPTAGNKS